From the genome of Triticum aestivum cultivar Chinese Spring chromosome 3B, IWGSC CS RefSeq v2.1, whole genome shotgun sequence, one region includes:
- the LOC123065778 gene encoding uncharacterized protein, protein MDGDGRIVHQVISAWRVEDDGQHRLTENGRPIVPQPQVISAWRVEDGRQSRLTENGGPIAPQVISAWRVEDGGQNCLTENAGPIVHQVINAWRVEDDSQKGETLNNSKYN, encoded by the coding sequence ATGGACGGTGATGGGCGGATTGTTCACCAGGTCATCAGTGCATGGCGGGTGGAGGATGACGGGCAGCACCGCCTCACAGAGAACGGCAGACCGATTGTCCCCCAGCCCCAGGTCATCAGCGCATGGCGCGTGGAGGATGGCAGGCAGAGCCGCCTCACGGAGAACGGCGGACCGATTGCCCCCCAGGTCATCAGCGCATGGCGCGTGGAGGATGGCGGGCAGAACTGCCTCACGGAGAACGCAGGACCGATTGTCCACCAGGTCATCAACGCATGGCGTGTGGAAGATGACTCTCAGAAAGGAGAGACGCTCAACAACTCGAAGTACAACTAG